A region from the Brassica napus cultivar Da-Ae chromosome C8, Da-Ae, whole genome shotgun sequence genome encodes:
- the LOC106423757 gene encoding SKP1-like protein 13: protein MSTFKIITLKSCDDKIFKVDEAVAVQSQMIAHMVEDDCVDGEIPISNVTGVILAKVIEYCKKHLVNPDVDGDSSSSTEDELKNWDAEFMKNMDQEMLFALIMAANYLNIKDLLDLICQTIADMIKGFSVDEVRTFFNIKNDFTPEEEAEIGAENEWAFE, encoded by the coding sequence ATGTCGACGTTTAAGATTATCACGTTGAAGAGCTGCGATGACAAGATCTTTAAGGTTGACGAAGCGGTGGCTGTACAGTCACAAATGATAGCTCACATGGTTGAAGATGACTGTGTCGATGGTGAAATCCCTATTTCCAATGTCACCGGCGTGATTCTCGCCAAAGTGATCGAATATTGCAAAAAACATCTTGTCAACCCCGATGTCGATGGTGATTCATCTTCTTCCACGGAAGATGAACTCAAGAATTGGGATGCTGAGTTCATGAAGAATATGGATCAGGAGATGCTTTTTGCCTTGATAATGGCTGCTAATTATCTAAACATCAAGGATCTTCTTGATCTCATTTGCCAAACCATAGCTGATATGATCAAAGGTTTTTCGGTAGACGAGGTTCGAACATTTTTCaacattaaaaatgattttacaccggaagaagaagcagagatTGGCGCCGAAAACGAATGGGCTTTTGAATAA